From one Actinomyces sp. Marseille-P3109 genomic stretch:
- a CDS encoding ferritin-like fold-containing protein yields the protein MGVADVTASRRGGEDLATIGAMTQMPTPSPQPSAPTPMQVGPHELSVVGVVAISRTAACTRYAKDADRAPQMRARVELLRMSAWQVSSFDRVVALASAHGIDAAGAAERFTDVLGDFDERLRPLDWAERLVKTYIAFGLLIDFGMALSDSLAEPLRSGLIDELSQDPIGSYAIAEMEGVIAADPQLAARLGLWGRRVVGEEIGTFKRLLAQFPELLGTTAPEILHTVLSQGAVSRMKGLGLRV from the coding sequence ATGGGCGTGGCTGATGTCACGGCGTCGCGTCGTGGCGGGGAGGACCTGGCTACGATTGGGGCCATGACCCAGATGCCGACGCCGTCACCGCAACCCAGCGCCCCCACGCCGATGCAGGTCGGTCCCCACGAGCTCTCCGTCGTCGGCGTTGTCGCCATCTCCCGGACGGCGGCATGCACGCGCTACGCCAAGGACGCCGACCGTGCCCCGCAGATGCGCGCCCGGGTCGAGCTGCTGCGCATGAGCGCCTGGCAGGTGTCTTCCTTCGACCGGGTTGTGGCTCTGGCGTCGGCGCACGGCATCGACGCGGCCGGGGCGGCTGAGCGATTCACGGACGTCCTCGGCGACTTCGACGAGCGCCTGCGCCCCCTGGACTGGGCCGAGCGCCTGGTCAAGACCTATATCGCCTTTGGACTGCTCATCGACTTCGGCATGGCGCTGAGTGACTCGCTGGCCGAGCCTCTGCGCAGCGGACTCATCGACGAGCTGAGTCAGGACCCGATCGGTTCCTACGCCATCGCCGAGATGGAGGGCGTCATCGCCGCTGACCCGCAGCTGGCCGCGCGTCTGGGCCTGTGGGGAAGGCGCGTCGTCGGGGAGGAGATCGGAACTTTCAAGAGGCTGCTCGCCCAGTTCCCCGAGCTGCTCGGAACCACCGCCCCCGAGATCCTTCACACGGTCCTGTCCCAGGGGGCTGTGTCGCGAATGAAGGGGCTGGGTCTGAGGGTTTAG
- a CDS encoding peptidase — MKRSVWMAASAAVALSVVPVGAAAAESDPAPAAEQAAPQAGDAKAESPANPEPKTPAPAVPDPAGDKPAPAPAPAPVSAPGDDAGKADKADQQAPGADNAAAQQNKPAAPAEQGQEEQGDPTGSAGSESAPEQQALQAEAPQESSEEAPAAPEVSADQGSASAPREQAAAPRQGGTSSAGRPALAQTGAGTTAAWVALGTGATGAAMLMARRRLSY; from the coding sequence ATGAAGCGAAGCGTGTGGATGGCCGCGTCCGCTGCAGTTGCCCTGTCCGTTGTTCCCGTTGGAGCGGCTGCCGCCGAGTCGGACCCCGCGCCGGCGGCCGAGCAGGCGGCGCCGCAGGCCGGTGACGCCAAGGCCGAGTCTCCCGCGAACCCGGAGCCCAAGACACCTGCCCCCGCCGTCCCTGACCCCGCAGGTGACAAGCCCGCTCCCGCTCCGGCCCCTGCTCCGGTCTCGGCTCCCGGTGACGATGCCGGCAAGGCTGACAAGGCTGACCAGCAGGCGCCGGGCGCCGACAACGCCGCCGCGCAGCAGAACAAGCCGGCGGCTCCGGCCGAGCAGGGCCAGGAGGAGCAGGGCGACCCCACCGGCTCGGCCGGCTCTGAAAGCGCTCCTGAGCAGCAGGCGCTGCAGGCTGAGGCGCCCCAGGAGTCATCCGAGGAGGCTCCCGCCGCGCCCGAGGTCTCTGCCGATCAGGGGTCTGCCTCGGCGCCGCGTGAGCAGGCCGCCGCTCCCCGCCAGGGCGGCACGTCCAGCGCTGGCCGCCCCGCTCTGGCGCAGACCGGTGCGGGTACGACCGCGGCCTGGGTGGCTCTAGGGACTGGTGCCACGGGTGCAGCCATGCTCATGGCACGCCGTCGGCTGAGCTACTGA
- a CDS encoding RCC1 domain-containing protein, with product MDDRMLDGDRVLWFIGGSPERAREALAAGRAWTPEQRAQLEQIASSAGYPPQSADYSPPVQAQSPAQSYGVPGGVFAPDGGYGGYSTDSGADYGAPQAPQTPQVQAQPYVEEPPQPQMVTPTQPQPQGFRLQPLPAVTETQPDQGVVQRSDGVPRRGWVLPVVAVGVLVVGLVGGALGGHWLWPGKESAAHAPSAAAPAATTPTSLRAGSGSFVCSSNGTGVSCWGADAQANTQGARVSPTAVPGLEKVKISALSVGKGFAVAVDDSGTVYAWGANEVGQLGKKTDEALVNQALQVGKLPAAPSELVSGYEHTCALTQGTVWCFGSNRYGQVDGTVSDTPSGLVQVDKVEGANRIGTSGYDTWATVDKGTWTWGNNSWGQADPSQSVVNVAPTLIPADS from the coding sequence ATGGATGACCGGATGCTCGACGGGGACAGGGTGCTGTGGTTCATCGGCGGCAGTCCCGAACGTGCTCGGGAGGCGCTCGCCGCCGGACGCGCCTGGACGCCCGAGCAGCGTGCACAGCTCGAGCAGATCGCTTCGTCAGCCGGGTACCCCCCTCAGTCCGCTGACTACTCTCCGCCTGTGCAGGCACAGTCCCCTGCCCAGTCGTACGGGGTCCCGGGAGGCGTCTTCGCCCCGGACGGCGGCTACGGCGGCTACTCCACTGACTCTGGTGCTGACTACGGTGCTCCCCAGGCTCCTCAGACTCCCCAGGTCCAGGCTCAGCCGTATGTCGAAGAGCCGCCTCAGCCGCAGATGGTCACCCCGACACAGCCCCAGCCGCAGGGCTTCCGCCTCCAGCCGCTGCCTGCCGTGACCGAGACGCAGCCGGACCAGGGCGTCGTCCAGCGCTCGGACGGCGTCCCGCGCCGTGGTTGGGTCCTGCCGGTGGTCGCCGTCGGCGTTCTTGTGGTCGGCCTGGTTGGAGGCGCTCTAGGAGGGCACTGGCTCTGGCCCGGCAAGGAGTCGGCGGCCCACGCCCCGTCGGCCGCCGCCCCTGCCGCCACGACGCCGACGTCGCTGCGCGCTGGTAGCGGTTCCTTCGTATGCTCCTCGAACGGCACCGGAGTCTCGTGCTGGGGCGCCGATGCGCAGGCCAACACCCAGGGGGCGCGCGTCTCGCCGACTGCGGTTCCGGGGCTCGAGAAGGTCAAGATCTCCGCGCTGAGCGTGGGCAAGGGCTTCGCCGTGGCCGTGGACGACTCGGGCACCGTATATGCCTGGGGGGCCAATGAGGTCGGACAGCTCGGCAAGAAGACCGACGAGGCGCTCGTCAACCAGGCTCTCCAGGTCGGTAAGCTCCCGGCCGCTCCCAGTGAGCTCGTCTCCGGCTACGAGCACACCTGTGCGCTGACCCAGGGAACTGTGTGGTGCTTCGGCTCCAATCGCTACGGCCAGGTCGACGGCACCGTCTCCGACACCCCGTCCGGACTGGTGCAGGTTGACAAGGTCGAGGGCGCGAACCGAATCGGGACGTCGGGCTATGACACCTGGGCCACGGTCGACAAGGGGACCTGGACCTGGGGGAACAACTCCTGGGGTCAGGCCGACCCTTCGCAGAGCGTCGTCAACGTGGCCCCGACTCTCATTCCTGCGGACAGCTGA
- a CDS encoding CsbD family protein: MSDNGTFDRIAGKAKETAGKVTGNKETETEGKLQHAEGKVKEVAEDAKDAIKGAVDRLKGDK; this comes from the coding sequence ATGAGCGACAACGGAACCTTCGACAGGATCGCCGGCAAGGCCAAGGAGACCGCAGGCAAGGTCACTGGCAACAAGGAGACCGAGACCGAGGGCAAGCTTCAGCACGCCGAGGGCAAGGTCAAGGAGGTCGCAGAGGACGCCAAGGACGCCATCAAGGGCGCGGTCGACCGCCTCAAGGGCGACAAGTAG
- a CDS encoding purine-cytosine permease family protein, producing MSSTSSTSAETSSAARVENAGLDVIAESDRKGRPSDLFMPWFAANISVLGLSWGAWVLGFGLSFWQAVVAGSVGVVLSFFLCGVIAVLGKRGSAPTLALSRAAFGYNGNRLSAALSWILTVGWETVLCVSATLASATVLQALGWHNQVGAQILGFLLTVGLAASAGILGFEAIMKVQTWITWATGILTIVYLVLVAPQISFRTLLALPSGGPAAFIGALVMVATGFGLGWVNAAADYSRYLPRKASTAGVIGWTTLGSALPCVVLVFFGVLLVGSDAALGEAINADPIGALTTILPTWFLVPFALVAILGLAGGIILDLYSSGLSLLATGLPVRRHVATSIDAVIMTVGTIAVIFGADDFLGPFQGFLTTLGVAIAAWAGVMVAEVILRRRDYDEEALFTPDGVYGSVNWEAIGLVAVGSVVGWGLVVNSAASWLSWQGYLLGPLGGREGAWAGANLGVLVALLIGMVGHLVLGRGRVSRQEASS from the coding sequence ATGAGCAGTACATCTAGTACATCTGCGGAGACTTCCTCCGCCGCCCGCGTTGAGAACGCCGGTCTTGACGTCATCGCCGAGTCCGATCGCAAAGGTCGGCCCAGTGACCTGTTCATGCCCTGGTTCGCCGCCAACATCTCCGTCCTGGGACTGTCCTGGGGAGCCTGGGTCCTCGGATTCGGCCTGTCCTTTTGGCAGGCCGTGGTGGCCGGCAGTGTCGGTGTCGTCCTGTCGTTCTTCCTGTGCGGCGTCATTGCCGTCCTGGGCAAACGGGGAAGCGCCCCGACCCTGGCCCTGTCCCGAGCCGCCTTCGGGTACAACGGCAACCGACTGTCGGCAGCGCTGTCGTGGATCCTCACTGTTGGCTGGGAGACCGTCCTGTGCGTCTCGGCCACCCTCGCCTCGGCGACGGTGCTCCAGGCCCTGGGCTGGCACAACCAGGTCGGTGCCCAGATCCTCGGATTCCTGCTCACCGTCGGTCTGGCGGCCAGTGCCGGCATCCTCGGCTTCGAGGCCATCATGAAGGTGCAGACCTGGATCACCTGGGCCACCGGCATCCTCACGATCGTCTACCTCGTCCTCGTAGCGCCCCAGATCAGCTTCCGCACGCTCCTGGCGCTGCCATCCGGTGGTCCCGCGGCCTTCATCGGCGCCCTGGTCATGGTGGCCACCGGCTTCGGCCTGGGCTGGGTGAATGCCGCCGCCGACTACTCCCGTTACCTGCCCCGCAAGGCCTCGACGGCCGGTGTCATCGGCTGGACCACGCTGGGCTCGGCGCTGCCCTGCGTCGTCCTCGTCTTCTTCGGCGTCCTCCTGGTGGGCTCCGACGCCGCCCTGGGTGAGGCCATCAACGCCGACCCGATCGGCGCCCTCACCACCATCCTGCCCACCTGGTTCCTGGTCCCCTTCGCGCTCGTCGCCATCCTGGGGCTGGCCGGCGGCATCATCCTGGACCTGTACTCATCGGGCCTGTCCCTGTTGGCCACCGGCCTTCCCGTACGCCGGCACGTGGCCACCTCGATCGACGCCGTCATCATGACCGTGGGCACCATCGCCGTCATCTTCGGCGCAGACGACTTCCTCGGCCCCTTCCAGGGCTTTCTCACCACCCTGGGGGTCGCCATCGCCGCCTGGGCCGGCGTCATGGTCGCCGAGGTCATCCTGCGCCGCCGCGACTACGACGAGGAGGCCCTCTTCACGCCCGACGGCGTTTACGGCTCAGTCAACTGGGAGGCGATCGGCTTGGTGGCCGTCGGCTCCGTCGTCGGTTGGGGACTGGTCGTCAACTCGGCCGCATCCTGGCTGTCCTGGCAGGGCTACCTGCTCGGTCCGCTGGGCGGCCGTGAAGGCGCCTGGGCCGGAGCCAACCTCGGTGTGCTGGTGGCCCTGCTCATCGGCATGGTCGGGCACCTCGTCCTGGGGCGGGGCCGGGTGTCCCGGCAGGAGGCCAGCTCGTGA
- a CDS encoding purine-nucleoside phosphorylase has translation MAALSASAGAEGPGAAMEGAHQIARRTGAPCHDLLVVLGSGAAGALDAWGEPAASLPLSDLPGVLAPVAPGHEDRLDSYVVGPGGPESGAGQRVLVARGRTHLYEGQGPGPVVALARIAAAAGVRGAVLVNAGGCLRSWRIGEVMTITDHLNLTGSSPLTGPVFVDVRGVWDAELAQTLGAVTERSGVYAALRGPEYQTMAETRMLEAVGADCVGMSTVMEAIALHQLGVRVAGMSIVSDLSFADEPTDPDEVVRLAAAAHTTIAAGIESVLAAVL, from the coding sequence ATGGCGGCTCTGAGTGCCTCCGCCGGAGCGGAAGGCCCTGGTGCGGCCATGGAAGGCGCCCATCAGATTGCCCGACGCACCGGCGCGCCTTGCCACGACCTCCTGGTGGTTCTGGGGTCCGGCGCCGCCGGCGCCCTGGACGCCTGGGGTGAGCCGGCGGCGAGCCTGCCCCTGTCCGATCTTCCCGGCGTCCTCGCCCCGGTCGCACCGGGACACGAGGATCGCCTCGACTCCTACGTCGTCGGTCCCGGTGGGCCGGAGTCCGGAGCGGGGCAACGCGTGCTCGTGGCACGGGGACGCACCCACCTCTACGAGGGTCAAGGCCCTGGGCCAGTGGTCGCCCTGGCCCGTATCGCGGCTGCCGCCGGCGTGCGCGGCGCCGTGCTGGTCAATGCCGGAGGCTGCCTGCGCAGCTGGAGGATCGGCGAGGTCATGACGATCACCGACCACCTCAACCTCACCGGCTCCTCACCCCTGACCGGTCCGGTCTTCGTCGACGTGCGCGGGGTCTGGGATGCCGAACTTGCCCAGACGTTGGGGGCGGTGACCGAGAGGTCCGGTGTCTACGCCGCCCTGCGCGGTCCGGAGTACCAGACCATGGCGGAGACCCGGATGCTGGAGGCCGTCGGCGCCGACTGCGTGGGCATGTCCACGGTCATGGAGGCTATTGCCCTGCACCAGCTCGGTGTGCGCGTGGCCGGCATGAGCATCGTCTCCGACCTGTCCTTCGCGGATGAGCCCACCGATCCCGACGAGGTCGTCCGCCTCGCGGCCGCCGCACACACGACGATCGCCGCCGGCATCGAGTCGGTGCTGGCGGCAGTGTTGTGA
- the fumC gene encoding class II fumarate hydratase: MTTDAKTPDQAVTTRTESDSMGTIEVDSNRYWGAQTERSLHNFDIGRETFVWGRPMIKALGILKKSAALANAELGELPTDIADLIAEAGDEVIAGDLDAEFPLVVFQTGSGTQSNMNSNEVISNRAIELAGGERGSKTPVHPNDHVNRGQSSNDTFPTAMHIAVVNELTAMYPRVQQLRDTLDAKAKAYADVVMVGRTHLQDATPITLGQVFSGWVAQIDFALDGIRYADSRARELAIGGTAVGTGLNAHPDFGVLCAKKISEETGIEFTQADNLFAALGAHDALVLVSGALRVLADALMKIANDVRWYASGPRNGIGELIIPENEPGSSIMPGKVNPTQCEAMTMVSTKVFGNDATVGFAGSQGNFQLNVFKPVMAWCVLESIQLLGDACVSFDTNCAYGIEPNTERIEANLETNLMQVTALNRHIGYDKASKIAKNAHHKGLSLRESALELGFVTAEEFDKWVVPMDMTHPSAAED; encoded by the coding sequence ATGACAACTGATGCAAAGACGCCAGACCAGGCTGTCACGACTCGTACCGAATCCGACTCCATGGGCACCATCGAGGTGGACTCCAACCGTTACTGGGGGGCCCAGACCGAGCGGAGTCTGCACAACTTCGACATCGGCCGTGAGACCTTCGTGTGGGGCCGCCCCATGATCAAGGCCCTGGGAATCCTCAAGAAGTCCGCCGCCTTGGCCAACGCCGAGCTGGGTGAGCTGCCCACCGACATCGCTGACCTCATCGCCGAGGCCGGCGACGAGGTCATCGCCGGTGACCTCGACGCCGAGTTCCCGCTCGTGGTCTTCCAGACCGGCTCGGGCACCCAGTCCAATATGAACTCCAACGAGGTCATCTCCAACCGCGCCATCGAGCTGGCCGGCGGCGAGCGCGGCTCCAAGACCCCGGTCCACCCCAACGACCACGTCAACCGCGGCCAGTCCTCCAACGACACCTTCCCCACGGCCATGCACATCGCCGTCGTCAACGAGCTCACCGCCATGTACCCACGCGTCCAGCAGCTGCGCGACACCCTGGACGCCAAGGCCAAGGCCTACGCCGACGTCGTCATGGTGGGACGCACCCACCTGCAGGACGCCACCCCCATCACCCTGGGCCAGGTCTTCTCCGGCTGGGTCGCCCAGATCGACTTCGCCCTCGACGGCATCCGCTACGCCGACTCCCGCGCCCGCGAGCTCGCCATCGGCGGCACCGCCGTGGGCACCGGCCTCAATGCCCACCCGGACTTCGGCGTGCTGTGCGCCAAGAAGATCTCCGAGGAGACCGGCATCGAGTTCACCCAGGCGGACAACCTCTTCGCCGCCCTGGGCGCCCACGACGCCCTGGTCCTGGTCTCCGGGGCGCTGCGGGTCCTGGCCGACGCCCTCATGAAGATCGCCAACGACGTGCGCTGGTACGCCTCCGGCCCCCGCAACGGCATCGGCGAGCTCATCATCCCGGAGAACGAGCCCGGCAGCTCGATCATGCCCGGCAAGGTCAACCCCACCCAGTGCGAGGCCATGACCATGGTGTCCACGAAGGTCTTCGGCAACGACGCCACCGTCGGCTTCGCTGGCTCCCAGGGCAACTTCCAGCTCAACGTCTTCAAGCCGGTCATGGCCTGGTGCGTCCTGGAGTCCATCCAGCTCCTGGGTGACGCCTGCGTCTCCTTCGACACCAACTGCGCCTACGGCATTGAGCCCAACACCGAGCGGATCGAGGCCAACCTGGAGACCAACCTCATGCAGGTCACCGCCCTCAACCGCCACATCGGCTACGACAAGGCCTCCAAGATCGCCAAGAACGCGCACCACAAGGGCCTGTCCCTGCGCGAGTCCGCCCTCGAGCTCGGCTTCGTCACCGCCGAGGAGTTCGACAAGTGGGTCGTCCCCATGGACATGACGCACCCCAGCGCCGCTGAGGACTGA